In Kineococcus sp. NBC_00420, a single genomic region encodes these proteins:
- a CDS encoding NADPH-dependent F420 reductase, giving the protein MDIGIIGAGNIGGNLARSFTGLGHRVRIANSRGPETLADLAEETGAVAVPAGEAAQGADLVVVTVPQKKVPDLPAGLLDALPDGTVVIDTGNYYPRERDGLIAEIEAGTPETVWAAQHLDPAGRLRWVKAFNGIQAEHLLSATRPVGDMERRALPVAADDEEAKATVIALLDEMGFDGVDGGSLADSWRQQPGTPVYGAEGSAETITAALAAAPRERPTDFRA; this is encoded by the coding sequence ATGGACATCGGCATCATCGGCGCCGGCAACATCGGCGGAAACCTCGCACGCTCCTTCACCGGTCTCGGTCACCGGGTCCGGATCGCCAACTCCCGCGGACCGGAGACGCTCGCGGACCTCGCGGAAGAGACCGGCGCGGTCGCCGTGCCGGCGGGCGAGGCGGCGCAGGGCGCTGACCTCGTGGTCGTGACCGTGCCGCAGAAGAAGGTGCCGGACCTGCCCGCGGGCCTGCTCGACGCCCTCCCCGACGGCACCGTCGTGATCGACACCGGCAACTACTACCCCCGTGAACGTGACGGCCTGATCGCCGAGATCGAGGCCGGCACCCCGGAGACCGTGTGGGCCGCGCAGCACCTCGACCCGGCCGGGCGGCTGCGGTGGGTGAAGGCGTTCAACGGCATCCAGGCCGAGCACCTGCTGAGCGCGACCCGTCCCGTGGGCGACATGGAACGCCGGGCCCTGCCCGTCGCCGCCGACGACGAGGAGGCCAAGGCCACCGTCATCGCCCTGCTGGACGAGATGGGCTTCGACGGCGTCGACGGCGGATCGCTGGCCGACTCCTGGCGCCAACAGCCCGGCACCCCCGTCTACGGGGCCGAGGGCAGCGCCGAGACGATCACGGCGGCCCTCGCCGCCGCGCCGCGCGAGCGGCCCACGGACTTCCGCGCCTGA
- a CDS encoding ATP-binding protein — protein sequence MCEAMPEAELDLPADLSAARRARVFVRSRMCPDHAGDVLDRALLVISELIVNAVEHGQPPVRACVDCRSGVLHLEVSDGSEATPQLSTPGADAESGRGVGLVAVLSSAWGVRPEVGGKTVWCDLSA from the coding sequence GTGTGCGAGGCGATGCCCGAAGCCGAGCTCGACCTGCCGGCGGACCTGTCCGCGGCCCGTCGGGCCCGAGTGTTCGTGCGCTCGCGCATGTGCCCGGACCACGCAGGCGACGTCCTGGACCGGGCTCTGCTGGTCATCTCCGAGCTGATCGTCAACGCCGTCGAGCACGGTCAGCCCCCCGTCCGCGCCTGCGTGGACTGCCGCTCGGGGGTCCTGCACCTCGAGGTCAGCGACGGCAGCGAGGCCACGCCGCAGCTGTCCACCCCCGGCGCCGACGCCGAGTCCGGACGCGGGGTCGGGCTCGTCGCCGTCCTGAGCTCCGCCTGGGGTGTGCGCCCCGAGGTGGGCGGCAAGACCGTCTGGTGCGACCTCTCCGCCTGA
- a CDS encoding diacylglycerol/lipid kinase family protein, with product MSEPLRRVVVVLNPNSTGDGPDNARGLRDELAATAPELPVELVETERAGHAEELARDAVRAEAGTLVVSASGDGGYHEVVNGVITAGRGAAAVLPSGNANDHATATQERPLAEAIRDAATAGVNTRIDLLEVSGSGRTRVAHSYVGVGITPVAAAALNEHDLDAVKESLLVAKAFWRYRPLTITHDGTDIDIDSLVFANIDRMGKYAQLSEGSAPDDGKFETLLIPHRGKLRLIAEFARVLSGRHEYRSRSTPYEFRTHTPMPLQLDGEVFHVDAGSSVTVRCLPLALQTVV from the coding sequence GTGAGTGAACCACTGCGTCGTGTCGTCGTCGTCCTGAACCCGAACAGCACCGGTGACGGCCCCGACAACGCCCGTGGCCTGCGCGACGAACTCGCCGCGACGGCGCCGGAGCTGCCCGTTGAACTCGTCGAGACGGAGCGCGCCGGCCACGCGGAGGAACTCGCCCGGGACGCGGTCCGGGCCGAGGCGGGAACCCTCGTCGTGTCCGCCAGCGGGGACGGTGGCTACCACGAGGTCGTCAACGGTGTGATCACCGCGGGCCGGGGCGCCGCCGCCGTGCTGCCGTCCGGCAACGCCAACGACCACGCCACCGCGACCCAGGAACGGCCTCTCGCCGAAGCGATCCGGGACGCCGCCACCGCCGGGGTGAACACGAGGATCGACCTGCTCGAGGTCTCCGGTTCCGGGCGGACCCGGGTGGCGCACTCCTACGTCGGCGTCGGGATCACCCCGGTCGCGGCCGCGGCGCTCAACGAGCACGACCTCGACGCCGTCAAGGAGTCGCTCCTGGTGGCCAAGGCCTTCTGGCGCTACCGGCCCCTGACGATCACCCACGACGGCACCGACATCGACATCGACAGCCTGGTGTTCGCCAACATCGACCGGATGGGCAAGTACGCCCAGCTCTCCGAGGGCTCCGCCCCCGACGACGGCAAGTTCGAGACCCTGCTCATCCCGCACCGCGGCAAGCTCCGCCTCATCGCCGAGTTCGCCCGCGTCCTGAGCGGGCGGCACGAGTACCGGTCGCGCTCGACGCCCTACGAGTTCCGCACGCACACCCCGATGCCGTTGCAGCTCGACGGCGAGGTGTTCCACGTCGACGCCGGGTCGAGCGTCACCGTGCGGTGCCTGCCCCTGGCCCTGCAGACCGTCGTCTGA
- a CDS encoding nucleotidyltransferase domain-containing protein: MEPEPVAARLVGITGVVGVTLGGSRARGEHTPDSDVDLGVHYRPPLDVAALQRLADEFSQTPTGVTEPGGWGVWVDGGAWLRVDGTAVDWIYRDVDRVARSCRDAVAGRYDWHFQVGHPLGFPGTTYAGELAHGVLLADPTGELAALKETVAAFPPALRTAVAQRLDEAEFLLGGVAKAVPRGDAAYVAAILFRVLLLCAHALHADAGRYVLNEKGALAATGRLPRAPGGFAARAQSVFSDGGELACRVDTARELLQETVAVVRRRSAGPGAGTAR; encoded by the coding sequence GTGGAACCGGAACCCGTCGCCGCCCGGCTCGTCGGGATCACCGGGGTCGTGGGCGTCACCCTGGGCGGGTCGCGGGCCCGCGGTGAGCACACCCCGGACTCCGACGTCGACCTCGGCGTCCACTACCGACCGCCCCTGGACGTCGCCGCGCTCCAGCGCCTCGCGGACGAGTTCTCGCAGACGCCCACGGGGGTGACGGAACCTGGTGGCTGGGGTGTCTGGGTGGACGGCGGGGCGTGGTTGCGGGTCGATGGCACGGCCGTCGACTGGATCTACCGCGACGTCGACCGGGTCGCGCGGAGTTGCCGCGATGCGGTGGCGGGACGCTACGACTGGCACTTCCAGGTCGGGCACCCGTTGGGGTTCCCGGGCACGACGTACGCCGGGGAACTCGCCCACGGGGTGCTCCTGGCCGACCCGACCGGGGAACTGGCAGCGTTGAAGGAGACCGTCGCCGCCTTCCCGCCGGCGTTGCGGACGGCGGTCGCGCAGCGCCTCGACGAGGCGGAGTTCCTGCTGGGCGGCGTCGCGAAGGCGGTTCCCCGCGGGGACGCCGCCTACGTCGCGGCGATCCTCTTCCGGGTTCTGCTGCTGTGCGCGCACGCCCTGCACGCCGACGCGGGGCGCTACGTCCTCAACGAGAAGGGGGCACTCGCGGCCACCGGCCGGTTGCCGCGCGCGCCCGGGGGATTCGCCGCGCGGGCCCAGTCGGTGTTCTCCGACGGCGGGGAACTCGCCTGCCGCGTCGATACCGCCCGGGAACTCCTGCAGGAGACGGTCGCCGTGGTCAGACGACGGTCTGCAGGGCCAGGGGCAGGCACCGCACGGTGA
- a CDS encoding alpha/beta fold hydrolase produces MEFEERTIPVDGGTLGFDVGGGSTPVLLLAGQSLGPEVFLGLRSDLAAAGLRVVVVHTRGTGAGRVAPGEWSTSTFADDAVAVLDHLGLDHAHVYGFSMGGRVAAVLAARHPDRVDRLVLGASGPGGAQEVPRDPEVTRSMRHTATPEGLRGLQELFFTPGWIDANPGVAQRFTPRGTPRIRRAHHAASTTHGGGELLPAISAPTLVLHGADDAMTPVANAELLARAVPGARLTVFPGARHGYLEEFRALATPATLAFLTPP; encoded by the coding sequence GTGGAGTTCGAGGAGCGGACGATCCCGGTCGACGGTGGGACCCTCGGGTTCGACGTGGGCGGCGGTTCGACGCCGGTCCTGCTGCTCGCCGGGCAGTCGCTGGGGCCGGAGGTGTTCCTGGGGTTGCGCTCCGACCTCGCCGCGGCCGGTCTCCGGGTCGTCGTCGTGCACACCCGCGGGACGGGGGCGGGACGGGTCGCCCCGGGGGAGTGGAGCACGTCGACCTTCGCCGACGACGCCGTCGCCGTGCTCGACCACCTGGGCCTCGACCATGCCCACGTGTACGGGTTCTCGATGGGGGGCCGGGTCGCGGCGGTCCTCGCCGCGCGCCATCCCGATCGCGTCGACCGCCTCGTGCTGGGGGCGAGCGGACCCGGTGGTGCGCAGGAGGTCCCGCGCGACCCGGAGGTCACCCGCTCGATGCGGCACACGGCCACCCCGGAGGGTTTGCGGGGGTTGCAGGAACTGTTCTTCACCCCCGGCTGGATCGACGCGAACCCCGGCGTCGCGCAGCGGTTCACCCCGCGCGGGACCCCGCGTATCCGTCGCGCGCACCACGCGGCCAGCACCACCCACGGCGGCGGCGAACTCCTGCCGGCGATCTCCGCACCGACGCTGGTCCTGCACGGCGCCGACGACGCGATGACGCCCGTCGCCAACGCGGAACTCCTCGCCCGGGCCGTTCCCGGCGCCCGGCTCACGGTGTTCCCGGGGGCCCGGCACGGTTACCTGGAGGAGTTCCGGGCCCTCGCCACCCCCGCCACCCTCGCCTTCCTCACCCCGCCCTGA
- a CDS encoding SpoIIE family protein phosphatase has product MTEQTGEDARIAATERLLGAAPLGALDIVTSLAAQMLHTTSAEVSLVTDVRHTVTAAGETAQNAGSSTSRIDSFCAIVVEEGQALVVADAVHDVRVRDRRPVVTGFLGSYLGVPMVADDGHVVGSLCVHQHEPRGWTAHDQEILTELANAATGHLEISALTDDYRGRQRAAELGTAATAAGIGTWEWNFADDSLVWDDVLLELFGLTPETFGGRIDSFNAAVHPDDLPEVTRALTEAIASSGIYEAQFRILRPDGGLRWIAARGKPAPGPDGRIDRFVGAVTDLTALRRGEARLGTVLDTMAVGYVALDRDGRFSYANTEAERVLATPRAEFLGSTAHEAFPGIEDSPVLQEYRRVADGGANVSFDAYYPPPLDAWFEVRVVPVDDGVGIYFLDISGRRAAQQEAERNAERAAALAEVAGAFAETLDAEQALLDAVRALVPRFADWTIVSTLDGGTAPWRKRLRDVGAWHHDPLLRGVLEEYRGLRVEAFADDSPVRDALTHGTLVLENSAALPPGHLLEPGRAHELLLDLAPATTVVLPLRGRGRTRGLLTVARTGDREPFSAEDTATLEEVSRQIGLGLDNAQLSAAQRGLAEELQLSLLTELPRFDDLQLVARYVAAADGAQIGGDWYDGFTVADGSTFLVIGDVTGHDRGAAVAMAQVRNVLRGVAHALRDSPARILEALERAMRDLAVDTLGTAVLARVEQGPTDATRVLRWSSAGHLPPLVVHADGGAELLDRPHDLLLGLDSGLPRHDHTVALLEGDTLLLYTDGLVERRDEDLDEGLDRLRRNAVELAGLPADRFCDTLLERMSPGSEDDIALLLLRVHPTP; this is encoded by the coding sequence GTGACGGAACAGACCGGCGAGGACGCCCGCATCGCCGCGACCGAGCGCCTGCTGGGTGCCGCCCCGCTCGGCGCCCTCGACATCGTGACGTCGTTGGCGGCGCAGATGCTGCACACCACCTCCGCCGAGGTCTCGCTGGTCACCGACGTGCGCCACACCGTCACCGCGGCCGGCGAGACGGCGCAGAACGCCGGCTCGAGCACCTCCCGCATCGACTCCTTCTGCGCCATCGTCGTGGAGGAGGGGCAGGCCCTCGTCGTCGCCGACGCCGTCCACGACGTCCGGGTGCGCGACCGCCGGCCCGTGGTGACGGGGTTCCTCGGGTCCTACCTCGGGGTCCCGATGGTCGCCGACGACGGCCACGTCGTGGGGTCGCTCTGCGTGCACCAGCACGAACCCCGCGGCTGGACGGCCCACGACCAGGAGATCCTCACCGAGCTCGCGAACGCCGCCACCGGGCACCTCGAGATCTCCGCCCTCACCGACGACTACCGGGGGCGGCAGCGGGCCGCGGAACTCGGAACGGCCGCCACGGCGGCGGGGATCGGCACCTGGGAGTGGAACTTCGCCGACGATTCCCTCGTCTGGGACGACGTCCTGCTGGAGTTGTTCGGGCTCACCCCGGAGACGTTCGGCGGTCGCATCGACAGCTTCAACGCCGCCGTCCACCCCGACGACCTCCCCGAGGTCACCCGCGCGCTGACCGAGGCCATCGCCTCCAGCGGGATCTACGAGGCGCAGTTCCGGATCCTGCGCCCCGACGGCGGACTGCGCTGGATCGCCGCCCGCGGGAAACCCGCCCCCGGCCCGGACGGCCGGATAGACCGGTTCGTGGGTGCGGTGACCGACCTGACGGCGTTGCGCCGGGGGGAGGCGCGCCTCGGGACCGTCCTCGACACCATGGCCGTCGGGTACGTCGCCCTCGACCGGGACGGACGCTTCTCCTACGCCAACACCGAGGCCGAACGGGTCCTCGCCACCCCCCGGGCGGAGTTCCTCGGCAGCACGGCCCACGAGGCGTTCCCGGGGATCGAGGACTCGCCGGTGCTCCAGGAGTACCGCCGCGTCGCGGACGGCGGCGCGAACGTCTCCTTCGACGCCTACTACCCACCTCCTCTCGACGCGTGGTTCGAGGTCCGGGTCGTACCCGTCGACGACGGGGTCGGGATCTACTTCCTGGACATCAGCGGACGACGTGCGGCGCAACAGGAAGCGGAACGCAACGCGGAACGGGCCGCCGCCCTGGCCGAGGTCGCCGGCGCCTTCGCCGAGACCCTCGACGCCGAACAGGCCCTGCTGGACGCCGTCCGTGCGCTGGTGCCGCGGTTCGCCGACTGGACCATCGTGTCCACCCTCGACGGGGGCACGGCGCCCTGGAGGAAACGCCTCCGCGACGTGGGGGCCTGGCACCACGACCCCCTGCTGCGGGGGGTCCTCGAGGAGTACCGCGGACTGCGGGTCGAGGCGTTCGCCGACGACTCCCCGGTCCGCGACGCGCTGACCCACGGGACCCTCGTCCTGGAGAACTCGGCGGCCCTGCCCCCCGGTCACCTCCTGGAGCCCGGGCGCGCGCACGAACTCCTGCTCGACCTGGCTCCCGCCACCACCGTCGTCCTGCCGTTGCGCGGGCGGGGCCGGACCCGGGGACTGCTGACCGTGGCCCGTACCGGGGACCGCGAACCGTTCTCCGCCGAGGACACCGCCACGCTGGAGGAGGTCAGCCGTCAGATCGGACTCGGCCTGGACAACGCGCAACTCTCCGCCGCGCAGCGCGGTCTGGCCGAGGAACTGCAGTTGAGCCTCCTCACGGAACTCCCCCGCTTCGACGACCTGCAACTCGTCGCGCGCTACGTCGCCGCCGCCGACGGCGCCCAGATCGGTGGTGACTGGTACGACGGCTTCACCGTCGCCGACGGCAGCACCTTCCTGGTGATCGGCGACGTCACCGGCCACGACCGGGGTGCGGCCGTCGCGATGGCGCAGGTGCGCAACGTCCTGCGCGGGGTGGCCCACGCCCTCCGCGACTCCCCCGCCCGCATCCTCGAGGCCCTGGAACGGGCGATGCGCGACCTCGCCGTCGACACCCTCGGGACGGCCGTCCTGGCCCGGGTCGAACAGGGCCCCACCGACGCCACGCGCGTGCTGCGCTGGTCCAGCGCGGGCCACCTCCCCCCGTTGGTGGTGCACGCCGACGGGGGGGCAGAACTCCTGGACCGCCCGCACGACCTGCTGCTGGGTCTCGACTCCGGCCTGCCACGGCACGACCACACCGTCGCCCTGCTCGAGGGCGATACGCTGCTGCTCTACACCGACGGGCTGGTGGAACGCCGCGATGAGGACCTCGACGAGGGGCTCGACCGGTTGCGGCGCAACGCCGTCGAGCTCGCCGGACTGCCCGCGGACCGGTTCTGCGACACGCTGCTGGAGCGGATGTCACCGGGCAGTGAGGACGACATCGCGCTCCTTCTGCTCCGCGTGCACCCCACGCCCTGA
- a CDS encoding D-2-hydroxyacid dehydrogenase — protein MTTTHALLVVPAGSSPDLTPLRELTTVRLVRPEDPLLAQALSDADGLVVWDGFDARIAQAWEAAAPQRLRWVHTSSAGPDRLLFPALRRHPSTLTCSRGVLDTDIAEYVLACVLGFLKDLPATVRLQGEHRWQHRETRSLAGRRALVVGAGSIGTEVARLFSALGVRVDGIVRSARPAVAPFGSFSGPETLADVVGDHDLVLVTAPLSESTRGLLGREVVRRMRPGTIVVNVGRGPVVDEDALLEALQERRIGGVALDVWTREPLAADSPWWDVPGALVSPHLAGDTVGFTARLELLLRDQVARFVAGEPLRHVVDKEHGYVTAPTVAS, from the coding sequence GTGACCACCACCCACGCCCTCCTCGTCGTCCCGGCCGGTTCGTCCCCGGACCTCACGCCGCTGCGGGAGCTCACCACCGTCCGCCTCGTGCGGCCGGAGGATCCCCTACTGGCCCAGGCCCTCTCGGACGCCGACGGGCTCGTCGTCTGGGACGGGTTCGACGCGCGGATCGCGCAGGCCTGGGAAGCCGCTGCACCGCAGCGGCTCCGCTGGGTGCACACGAGCAGCGCGGGTCCGGACCGGCTGCTGTTCCCCGCGTTGCGCCGGCACCCCTCGACGCTGACCTGCAGCCGCGGCGTCCTGGACACCGATATCGCGGAGTACGTGCTGGCCTGCGTCCTGGGCTTCCTCAAGGACCTCCCCGCGACGGTGCGGCTCCAGGGCGAGCACCGCTGGCAGCACCGCGAGACCCGTAGCCTCGCCGGGCGCCGCGCGCTGGTCGTCGGGGCGGGGTCGATCGGCACCGAGGTTGCCCGGTTGTTCTCCGCGCTCGGGGTCCGCGTCGACGGGATCGTGCGCAGCGCCCGGCCGGCCGTTGCTCCGTTCGGGTCGTTCTCCGGCCCGGAGACCCTGGCCGACGTGGTCGGTGATCACGATCTCGTCCTCGTCACGGCCCCCCTCTCCGAGAGCACCCGCGGTCTCCTCGGGCGGGAGGTCGTGCGGCGGATGCGGCCGGGGACGATCGTCGTCAACGTCGGCCGGGGGCCGGTCGTGGACGAAGACGCGCTGTTGGAAGCGTTGCAGGAGCGCCGGATCGGCGGTGTCGCCCTCGACGTCTGGACCCGCGAACCGCTGGCCGCCGACAGTCCCTGGTGGGACGTCCCCGGCGCCCTCGTCTCCCCGCACCTGGCCGGCGACACGGTGGGGTTCACCGCGCGGCTCGAACTGCTGCTGCGGGACCAGGTCGCCCGCTTCGTCGCCGGTGAACCGCTGCGCCACGTCGTCGACAAGGAGCACGGGTACGTCACAGCCCCTACGGTGGCGTCGTGA
- a CDS encoding putative bifunctional diguanylate cyclase/phosphodiesterase: MKTIPRRRVTGLALLCALGAAGLASPSARAGYVVLLVLLLLALVVRPLVRAESRWVWAGFAAGAALLAVTHLVLLLSSHGASDVTAAALTEHQVLASLALLAYPVFYSAQMGLLRRRVQDLLPSAWLDGALTMIALAAFASAVLVEPVAEATGVGHLAALALVGRPAFDLLLFSVALATCAILRRRTERGTVLLVVAFGVLTLSDVAGVFRLCGTFAGPALSPAVDAGRLVALALVCLASWARGTEHVAERVVAGWSTMLTPLVVLVISCSLLAVDHVDRLPAPTAQLALLGLVGVGFKGAVVFREVLRLADSRRLALTDDLTGLPNRRALAAALRRTQEDDTPVALLLLDLDGFKEVNDTHGHAQGDLLLQLTAQRVRGVVPVGGLLTRVGGDEFAVLLPGRGAAEASAVAVRIGEVLGDPVLVGSRWTSLASSTGIASWPLSGHGPVADPAGELLRRADASMYVAKRAGGGFAVYDDEADRAARAQRFLAEELAHGMTAGQLVPYYQPQVDVRTGRTVGMEALVRWQHPRLGTLAPAAFLDLAESHGLMAEITATVLRQAAADATTWARHGRPLRISVNLATSCLLNPALPDLVATVLQESGLDPAALVLEITETTLMDDPERSRETIEDLLLLGTSVSIDDYGTGYSSLAYLQDLPAAELKLDRAFTVRLTGDPRTAAIIASTADLAHSLGLRMLVEGVEDAETLRRLAELGVDETQGYLHARPMPGSAVLGWLAGHSPVPAAGGQDRIARMVR, translated from the coding sequence GTGAAGACGATTCCTCGACGCAGGGTGACCGGGCTGGCGCTGCTGTGTGCCCTCGGCGCAGCCGGGCTCGCGTCGCCGTCGGCCAGGGCCGGCTACGTCGTGCTCCTCGTCCTGCTGCTCCTGGCCCTCGTCGTCCGTCCCCTCGTCCGGGCGGAGAGCCGGTGGGTCTGGGCCGGTTTCGCGGCCGGTGCCGCGCTGCTCGCCGTGACCCACCTGGTCCTCCTGCTGTCCTCGCACGGCGCGAGCGACGTCACCGCGGCGGCCCTGACCGAGCACCAGGTCCTCGCCTCGCTCGCACTGCTGGCCTACCCCGTCTTCTACAGCGCCCAGATGGGCCTGCTGCGCCGGCGCGTGCAGGACCTCCTCCCGAGCGCCTGGCTGGACGGCGCGCTCACCATGATCGCCCTCGCGGCGTTCGCCTCGGCGGTGCTCGTCGAGCCCGTCGCCGAGGCGACCGGGGTCGGTCACCTCGCGGCCCTCGCCCTCGTCGGCCGACCCGCGTTCGACCTGCTGCTGTTCTCCGTGGCCCTGGCGACCTGCGCCATCCTGCGCCGACGGACCGAGCGCGGAACGGTGCTGCTGGTCGTGGCGTTCGGGGTGCTCACGCTGTCCGACGTCGCCGGCGTGTTCCGCCTGTGCGGCACGTTCGCCGGGCCCGCCCTGAGCCCGGCGGTCGACGCCGGCCGTCTCGTGGCGCTCGCCCTGGTCTGCCTGGCCTCCTGGGCGCGCGGCACCGAGCACGTGGCGGAGCGGGTCGTCGCCGGGTGGTCGACCATGCTCACCCCGCTCGTCGTGCTGGTCATCAGCTGCTCGCTGCTGGCCGTCGACCACGTCGACCGGCTGCCCGCCCCCACCGCCCAGCTCGCCCTGCTGGGCCTGGTCGGAGTGGGGTTCAAGGGTGCGGTCGTCTTCCGCGAGGTGCTCCGCCTCGCCGACAGCCGACGACTCGCCCTCACCGACGACCTCACCGGTCTGCCCAACCGCCGAGCCCTGGCGGCGGCGCTGCGGCGGACCCAGGAGGACGACACCCCCGTCGCTCTGCTGCTGCTCGACCTCGACGGGTTCAAGGAGGTCAACGACACCCACGGGCACGCCCAGGGAGACCTCCTGCTGCAGCTGACGGCCCAGCGGGTCCGCGGCGTCGTCCCCGTCGGCGGCCTGCTGACCCGGGTCGGCGGTGACGAGTTCGCCGTCCTGCTGCCCGGACGCGGCGCGGCGGAGGCGAGCGCGGTCGCCGTCCGGATCGGGGAGGTCCTCGGTGACCCCGTCCTCGTGGGCTCGCGCTGGACCTCCCTCGCCTCGAGCACCGGCATCGCGTCGTGGCCCCTGAGCGGTCACGGACCCGTCGCCGACCCCGCGGGGGAACTGCTGCGCCGCGCGGACGCGTCGATGTACGTCGCCAAACGCGCCGGCGGAGGGTTCGCGGTCTACGACGACGAGGCCGACCGGGCCGCGCGGGCGCAACGGTTCCTGGCCGAGGAACTCGCGCACGGGATGACGGCCGGCCAGCTCGTGCCGTACTACCAGCCCCAGGTGGACGTGCGGACCGGCCGGACCGTGGGCATGGAGGCCCTCGTCCGCTGGCAGCACCCGCGGTTGGGGACCCTCGCCCCGGCCGCCTTCCTGGACCTCGCCGAGAGCCACGGGCTGATGGCCGAGATCACGGCGACCGTCCTGCGTCAGGCCGCGGCCGACGCCACCACCTGGGCCCGGCACGGCCGTCCGTTGCGCATCTCGGTGAACCTGGCGACGAGCTGCCTGCTGAACCCCGCGCTGCCCGACCTGGTCGCGACGGTGCTCCAGGAGTCCGGCCTCGACCCCGCCGCGCTGGTCCTCGAGATCACCGAGACGACGTTGATGGACGACCCCGAGCGCAGCCGGGAGACGATCGAGGACCTCCTGCTGCTCGGCACCTCGGTGAGCATCGACGACTACGGGACGGGGTACTCCTCCCTCGCCTACCTGCAGGACCTGCCCGCCGCCGAGCTCAAGCTGGACCGCGCCTTCACCGTGCGCCTGACGGGAGATCCCCGCACGGCGGCGATCATCGCGAGCACCGCCGACCTCGCGCACAGCCTCGGGCTGCGGATGCTCGTCGAAGGGGTCGAGGACGCGGAGACCCTGCGCCGCCTGGCCGAACTCGGCGTCGACGAGACGCAGGGCTACCTCCACGCACGACCGATGCCCGGCTCCGCCGTCCTCGGCTGGCTGGCCGGGCACTCCCCCGTCCCCGCCGCCGGAGGGCAGGACCGGATCGCCAGGATGGTCCGGTGA
- a CDS encoding NAD(P)-dependent alcohol dehydrogenase codes for MPTTVKAYAATSATEPLTPFEVERRDVGPKDVAIDIKFAGICHSDIHTARSEWGPANYPVVVGHEIAGIVTEVGSEVTKFSVGDRVGVGCMVDSCGECKNCTAGNEQFCLKGNIGTYNSVGKDGQPTQGGYSQAIVVTEAFVLNIPDGIELDEAAPLLCAGITTYSPLRHWGAGPGKKVAVVGLGGLGHMAVKIAAAMGAEVTVLSQSLKKQEDGLRLGAAHYYATSDESTFEDLKGSFDIIVNTVSAQLDFDKFLSLLEVNGAMVNVGLPEKPISLHMFSVVMGNRSFAGSNIGGIRETQEMLDFCAEHHLGSEIETIPAEKINEAYERVLASDVRYRFVIDTATL; via the coding sequence GTGCCCACCACAGTCAAGGCGTACGCCGCCACGTCCGCGACCGAGCCCCTGACGCCGTTCGAGGTCGAACGCCGCGACGTCGGCCCCAAGGACGTCGCGATCGACATCAAGTTCGCCGGCATCTGCCACTCCGACATCCACACCGCCCGCAGCGAGTGGGGCCCCGCGAACTACCCGGTCGTCGTCGGCCACGAGATCGCCGGGATCGTCACCGAGGTCGGCTCCGAGGTCACCAAGTTCTCCGTCGGCGACCGCGTCGGCGTCGGCTGCATGGTCGACTCCTGCGGGGAGTGCAAGAACTGCACCGCCGGCAACGAGCAGTTCTGCCTCAAGGGCAACATCGGCACCTACAACAGCGTCGGCAAGGACGGCCAGCCCACCCAGGGCGGCTACTCCCAGGCCATCGTCGTGACCGAGGCCTTCGTCCTGAACATCCCCGACGGCATCGAGCTCGACGAGGCCGCGCCGCTGCTGTGCGCGGGGATCACCACCTACTCCCCGCTGCGCCACTGGGGCGCCGGCCCCGGCAAGAAGGTCGCCGTCGTCGGCCTCGGTGGGCTCGGGCACATGGCCGTCAAGATCGCCGCCGCCATGGGCGCGGAGGTCACCGTCCTGTCGCAGTCGCTGAAGAAGCAGGAGGACGGGCTGCGCCTGGGCGCCGCGCACTACTACGCGACCTCCGACGAGTCGACCTTCGAGGACCTCAAGGGCTCCTTCGACATCATCGTCAACACCGTCAGCGCGCAGCTGGACTTCGACAAGTTCCTCTCGCTGCTCGAGGTCAACGGCGCGATGGTCAACGTCGGCCTGCCCGAGAAGCCGATCTCGCTGCACATGTTCTCCGTCGTCATGGGCAACCGCAGCTTCGCCGGCTCCAACATCGGCGGGATCCGCGAGACCCAGGAGATGCTCGACTTCTGCGCCGAGCACCACCTCGGGTCCGAGATCGAGACGATCCCGGCCGAGAAGATCAACGAGGCCTACGAACGCGTGCTCGCCTCCGACGTGCGCTACCGCTTCGTGATCGACACCGCCACCCTCTGA